The Toxorhynchites rutilus septentrionalis strain SRP chromosome 3, ASM2978413v1, whole genome shotgun sequence genome includes a region encoding these proteins:
- the LOC129779123 gene encoding putative nuclease HARBI1: MYSGDFFNLPFQPVVDVDGIYTRNRATKIYKGRRIGDDDNFKQLYRFSRENVDHLAQIFLGNDNETRGGALGDIQRMKCFLRYLGDPGFQVGVGEDLGIHQTTVCKTIWAVCKAIVIKANDWIRFPQTTQELEHEKKVWLSKHRMPGAIGAIDCTHILIKRLNIYKDEFINRKGLHSFNVQATCNAKEIFTSIDCKWAGSVHDARIWRNSEILKIIQQNGSGALLLADEAYPLAPWTMTPYRNPVTAGQKQYNKIHTQERVIIERCFGQIKQRFPILQSKVRVSTERIPRMIAACFVLHNVAKYVNDTDFEPYSDSTNCEINQSLFEISDTAANTVLQRGKQRRDAIASFLLARN, translated from the exons ATGTACTCTGGGGATTTTTTTAATCTACCATTTCAACCAGTtgtcgatgttgatggtatttaTACGAGAAATCGCGCAACAAAAATATACAAAGGGAGACGCATAGGTGACGATGACAATTTCAAGCAACTATACAGATTCTCCCGCGAAAACGTTGATCATTTAGCACAAATTTTTTTAGGAAACGACAATGAAACTAGAGGTGGAGCTCTCGGGGACATCCAGCGAATGAAATGTTTCTTGCGTTACTTGGGAGACCCCGGATTTCAG GTTGGAGTTGGAGAGGATCTGGGTATCCACCAAACAACGGTATGCAAAACTATATGGGCTGTGTGCAAGGCAATTGTTATCAAAGCCAACGATTGGATTCGTTTTCCACAGACGACACAAGAACTGGAACATGAAAAGAAAGTCTGGTTGTCCAAACATCGAATGCCCGGTGCAATCGGGGCTATAGATTGTACCCATATCCTGATAAAAAGACTCAATATCTACAAGGATGAGTTCATTAATAGAAAGGGGCTCCATTCTTTCAACGTACAAGCGACTTGCAATGCCAAAGAGATTTTTACAAGCATTGACTGTAAATGGGCTGGTTCCGTTCATGACGCTCGTATATGGCGGAACtccgaaatattgaaaattatacAGCAAAACGGATCCGGTGCTCTACTGTTGGCTGATGAAGCATACCCTTTAGCACCGTGGACGATGACCCCGTATCGAAACCCAGTAACTGCTGGCCAAAAACAGTACAATAAGATACATACTCAAGAAAGAGTTATTATTGAAAGATGTTTTggtcaaataaaacaaagattcCCTATTCTGCAATCTAAGGTACGCGTGAGCACTGAGCGTATTCCAAGAATGATTGCAGCTTGCTTCGTTTTGCATAATGTTGCAAAATATGTTAATGATACTGACTTCGAACCATATTCAGATTCGACCAATTGCGAAATAAATCAAAGTTTGTTCGAAATTTCTGACACGGCTGCAAACACAGTACTGCAACGTGGGAAACAACGTCGTGATGCTATAGCTTCGTTTCTATTAGCCAGAAATTAG